Proteins co-encoded in one Phalacrocorax carbo chromosome 5, bPhaCar2.1, whole genome shotgun sequence genomic window:
- the ASCL3 gene encoding achaete-scute homolog 3 has product MQNMMDGKSYHNLMDKLSICTETQHIPLARPFCADPVVTFHVYPETPNQVTCSEDLSFLPFMSEHLIAENFYSEPCTFPYQMSHSSYHRSECSYGPAFIRKRNERERQRVKCVNEGYAKLRHHLPKEYMEKRLSKVETLRAAIKYISYLQSVLYSDSVVAEKNVMEPCQPPKAINKQNQLLKKI; this is encoded by the coding sequence ATGCAGAACATGATGGATGGCAAAAGCTACCATAACCTCATGGACAAGTTATCCATCTGTACTGAGACTCAGCACATACCGCTGGCTAGGCCTTTCTGTGCTGACCCAGTGGTCACATTTCACGTGTACCCAGAAACACCAAACCAGGTCACTTGCTCTGAAGATTTGTCATTCCTTCCTTTCATGTCTGAGCATCTCATTGCGGAGAACTTCTACAGTGAGCCCTGCACCTTTCCTTACCAAATGTCCCATTCCAGTTACCACCGAAGTGAGTGCTCCTATGGGCCTGCTTTCATCAGAAAGAGGAATGAGAGGGAAAGACAAAGGGTTAAGTGTGTCAATGAAGGCTATGCTAAACTGAGGCATCACCTACCTAAGGAATACATGGAGAAACGGCTCAGCAAAGTAGAGACGCTCCGTGCTGCAATAAAATACATTAGCTATCTACAGTCTGTTCTCTACAGTGATTCTGTGgtggcagaaaaaaatgtaatggaaCCATGCCAACCACCTAAAGCAattaacaaacaaaaccagcttttgAAGAAGATCTAA